A section of the Solitalea canadensis DSM 3403 genome encodes:
- a CDS encoding KGG domain-containing protein, protein MRTERNERLYSRGRRSNYQGGDQGRRYSDEGRYGSDVGYDEDEYDDDFEDEYDDEYEDDWDDEVDDFEGEYDEDWEEDDDYNDDRGRRSSGRRSGSGGRGFASMDRDEVRRIASMGGRARRDSSSGSGSGRSSSGRDDDRGSSRGGRQGMGRSSSSGRGRGRRSGGQGFASMDRDEVRRIASMGGRASVRSRGLSGGRSLSGSRGYSSYRSRDDSGRYSGRDDERRGSNRGYSSSSGNGRRSLSDNGRRSSGGGRGFASIDRDEVRRIASMGGRASGGGRRSSSGSGRSISSSGGRGRDRSSSRY, encoded by the coding sequence ATGAGAACTGAAAGAAATGAAAGACTTTATTCAAGAGGCCGGAGAAGTAATTATCAAGGTGGAGATCAAGGTCGACGTTATTCAGATGAAGGTCGCTATGGGTCAGACGTAGGCTACGATGAAGATGAATACGACGATGATTTTGAAGATGAGTATGATGATGAATATGAAGATGATTGGGATGATGAAGTCGATGATTTTGAAGGTGAATATGATGAAGACTGGGAAGAAGATGACGACTATAACGATGACAGAGGTCGCCGATCGTCAGGCAGAAGAAGTGGTTCAGGAGGCAGAGGATTTGCTTCCATGGATCGTGATGAGGTAAGACGTATTGCTTCAATGGGAGGCAGAGCCCGGAGAGATAGTAGTTCTGGTTCTGGTTCCGGACGAAGCAGCAGTGGTAGGGATGATGATCGTGGCAGCTCAAGAGGAGGCAGACAAGGAATGGGTCGGTCCTCAAGCAGCGGACGTGGCAGAGGCAGAAGGTCAGGCGGCCAAGGATTTGCATCTATGGATCGTGATGAAGTAAGACGCATTGCTTCCATGGGTGGTCGTGCATCTGTCCGTAGCAGAGGTTTATCTGGTGGTCGTAGCTTATCAGGAAGTCGCGGATATTCAAGCTACAGGTCACGTGATGATTCTGGAAGATACTCAGGTAGAGATGATGAAAGACGCGGTTCAAACCGTGGTTATTCTTCTTCATCTGGCAATGGACGCAGAAGTTTATCAGACAATGGACGTAGAAGTTCAGGCGGAGGCCGTGGGTTTGCTTCTATTGATCGTGATGAAGTACGCAGAATTGCCAGTATGGGTGGTCGTGCTTCGGGCGGAGGAAGAAGATCTTCATCAGGTTCTGGCCGATCTATTTCAAGCTCAGGTGGAAGAGGCAGAGACAGGAGTTCATCACGCTATTGA
- a CDS encoding YciE/YciF ferroxidase family protein: METKSISETNAVNDITGGSMANKDPSATKSLANNHNSLRGLLEHQLNDIYSAEMQLTKALPEMAKACNDEELQDAFLEHLDQTKKHVERLEKIFIKLRIEKTGESCKAMEGLIQENKKIILEFEESPVRDSALIIGAQKVEHYEIASYGSVSELADVLGLHKVADLLERTLQEEEFTDKLLSEIAMDINDDAYETEEQSSR, translated from the coding sequence ATGGAAACAAAGTCAATCTCTGAAACAAACGCTGTAAATGATATTACAGGTGGTTCAATGGCAAACAAAGATCCATCAGCTACAAAAAGTTTAGCTAATAACCATAATTCACTCCGTGGACTGCTGGAGCACCAGCTAAACGATATTTACAGTGCAGAAATGCAACTAACGAAGGCATTGCCTGAAATGGCAAAAGCTTGCAACGATGAAGAACTACAAGATGCTTTTCTAGAACACTTAGACCAAACCAAAAAGCATGTAGAACGCCTTGAAAAGATCTTCATTAAATTGAGAATTGAAAAAACAGGCGAAAGTTGCAAGGCAATGGAAGGACTTATCCAGGAAAACAAGAAAATAATTTTAGAGTTTGAGGAAAGTCCTGTGCGAGATTCAGCTTTAATCATAGGTGCTCAAAAAGTAGAGCACTATGAAATTGCATCGTACGGTTCAGTAAGTGAACTGGCAGATGTTTTAGGTCTACATAAAGTCGCTGATCTGCTTGAACGCACCTTACAGGAAGAAGAGTTTACTGACAAATTATTAAGCGAAATCGCAATGGATATTAATGATGACGCTTATGAAACTGAAGAACAAAGTAGTAGATAA
- a CDS encoding hybrid sensor histidine kinase/response regulator, with the protein MTNYITIVIIDDDDDDFLLTKHYLDQIPNQKYQVKRASNYDEALSFFSEDEIDVFLVDYKLGKYKGIDILNIAKVYDVNAPFIIVTGKGNLNIDKEVMLAGAYDYLIKDEISPDSLERSIRYSIERYNQLKIIENKEKKYKDIFDKSGDIILLTNQSGKIIDANPCAVKKFQQSREELLKMKIIHLIEDNEQLHFWELVITNQLEGEVCSFLTESMDKKILGLISFIVQDEYSYQFIIHDVTKISLREKERREEEKFAAMGRIARIIAHEVKNPLTNINFAINELREENKNPETMMLIEIVERNCMRINNLVTELLTSTRFSKLNLAKNNLNELIVDAIKMAEDSARNKNVNIKSHLTTVGDLYLDGEKIKVALLNIIVNGIEAIEEKDGGEIFITNTNNNGKIVISINDNGKGIPKENLNKLFEAFYTNGKDGGTGLGLTTTQNVILNHYGSIHVESEVGTGTTFTITLLPSELEEMFNSESLILKKEPNTK; encoded by the coding sequence ATGACCAATTATATCACAATAGTAATAATAGATGATGATGATGATGATTTTTTGCTGACAAAACACTACTTGGATCAGATTCCTAATCAAAAGTACCAGGTGAAACGAGCATCCAATTATGACGAGGCATTAAGTTTTTTTTCTGAAGATGAAATTGATGTTTTTTTAGTGGATTACAAGCTGGGAAAGTACAAAGGGATTGATATACTGAATATTGCAAAAGTTTATGATGTTAATGCCCCATTTATTATAGTTACCGGAAAAGGAAATTTAAACATTGATAAAGAAGTAATGCTTGCCGGTGCTTACGATTATCTGATTAAAGACGAAATTTCACCAGATTCATTAGAACGTTCTATAAGGTACAGCATTGAACGTTATAATCAATTAAAGATCATTGAAAATAAAGAAAAAAAATACAAAGACATATTTGATAAATCAGGTGACATCATACTATTAACCAATCAATCAGGAAAAATAATTGATGCCAACCCTTGTGCTGTTAAGAAATTTCAGCAAAGCAGAGAAGAATTACTGAAGATGAAAATTATTCATCTTATAGAAGATAATGAACAATTGCATTTTTGGGAATTGGTTATTACTAACCAACTGGAAGGCGAAGTATGCAGTTTCCTTACTGAGTCTATGGATAAAAAAATACTTGGGCTGATTAGTTTTATTGTTCAGGATGAATATAGTTACCAATTTATTATTCACGATGTTACTAAAATAAGCCTGCGTGAAAAAGAACGCCGTGAAGAAGAAAAATTTGCAGCAATGGGACGCATCGCCCGCATTATAGCGCATGAAGTGAAAAACCCGTTAACAAACATAAACTTTGCTATTAATGAGTTGAGAGAAGAAAATAAAAATCCAGAAACAATGATGTTGATAGAGATTGTTGAACGAAATTGCATGCGTATTAATAATCTGGTAACAGAGCTACTTACTTCCACTCGCTTCTCTAAATTAAACCTAGCGAAAAACAATCTAAATGAGTTAATTGTCGATGCCATCAAAATGGCTGAAGACTCTGCCCGAAATAAAAACGTAAACATTAAAAGTCATTTAACAACTGTTGGCGACTTATACCTTGATGGGGAGAAAATAAAAGTTGCTTTGTTAAACATTATCGTAAATGGGATTGAAGCGATTGAAGAGAAAGACGGCGGTGAAATATTTATTACTAATACTAACAACAATGGTAAAATAGTCATCTCTATTAATGACAATGGTAAAGGGATACCTAAAGAAAATTTAAATAAATTATTTGAAGCATTTTATACGAACGGTAAAGATGGTGGCACCGGGTTAGGGCTCACCACTACACAAAACGTGATTCTGAATCATTATGGCTCTATACATGTAGAAAGTGAGGTTGGTACGGGAACAACATTTACAATTACGCTATTACCTTCTGAATTGGAAGAAATGTTTAATTCTGAAAGTTTAATTCTGAAAAAAGAACCCAATACTAAATAA
- a CDS encoding YciE/YciF ferroxidase family protein — protein sequence MSASPLDLNVSNNAEIKGLPDFLVHQLKDILWTEKFLRRQMSEIRSYVTSARLRMGIENHMKEIDKQIWRLEEVFLVINEPVQMQPNVGLKALVQDAMKTIKATKLGSMVRDVCIINCLQKVEHYEIASYGTLKTLAIVLGHPQAADLLEQTLNEEKNADAIFSTIAEVFINEQAAGE from the coding sequence ATGAGTGCTAGTCCGCTTGACCTGAATGTAAGCAATAATGCAGAAATAAAAGGTTTGCCCGATTTTTTAGTGCATCAATTGAAGGATATTCTATGGACTGAAAAATTCCTTAGAAGACAGATGTCTGAAATAAGGTCATATGTTACTTCTGCCCGATTAAGAATGGGCATTGAGAATCATATGAAAGAAATAGATAAGCAAATTTGGCGGCTGGAAGAAGTATTTCTTGTGATTAATGAACCCGTACAAATGCAGCCAAATGTGGGCTTGAAAGCCCTTGTACAGGATGCAATGAAAACTATTAAGGCTACAAAATTAGGTAGTATGGTTAGAGATGTGTGCATTATAAATTGTTTACAGAAAGTTGAACATTATGAAATTGCATCTTACGGAACGTTAAAAACATTAGCAATTGTATTGGGTCATCCACAAGCAGCAGATTTGCTGGAACAAACACTCAATGAAGAGAAAAATGCAGATGCCATTTTTTCAACTATTGCCGAAGTTTTTATTAATGAACAAGCAGCTGGTGAATAA
- a CDS encoding DUF4142 domain-containing protein, giving the protein MKSRILVVATVAVSLAYVACQQRGDKNNRNSTDSAGFDTMTTDTVTRDHTSTDTSYNTMSGPMRDDAEFLAMAYGDGLFEIEAAKLAQKNASSNEVKTLAKTIETDHMKANDQLSALAGKSNVTLPVALTDNKQSTYNELAAVTGKEFDKKYIKEMVKCHEDAIDAFEKKSKNANNAEIQNFAVKTIPVLTAHKTKAEVIKEMNKM; this is encoded by the coding sequence ATGAAAAGTAGAATATTGGTGGTAGCCACTGTAGCAGTGAGCTTAGCCTATGTTGCCTGTCAGCAGCGGGGCGACAAAAACAACAGAAATAGTACAGATTCAGCTGGCTTTGATACCATGACAACAGATACAGTTACGAGGGATCATACTTCAACAGATACATCATACAATACCATGAGTGGTCCGATGAGAGACGATGCCGAATTTCTGGCCATGGCTTATGGAGATGGTCTTTTTGAAATAGAAGCTGCTAAGCTCGCTCAGAAAAATGCATCATCAAATGAAGTAAAAACATTAGCCAAAACAATTGAAACAGATCATATGAAGGCTAATGATCAGTTATCAGCACTTGCCGGAAAAAGTAATGTCACCTTGCCAGTTGCATTAACAGATAATAAACAGTCGACATACAATGAACTGGCTGCAGTAACAGGAAAAGAATTTGATAAAAAATACATCAAAGAAATGGTTAAATGTCATGAAGATGCTATAGATGCTTTCGAGAAAAAAAGCAAAAATGCAAACAACGCTGAAATTCAAAACTTCGCTGTAAAAACAATTCCGGTATTAACCGCTCATAAAACAAAAGCAGAGGTAATAAAAGAAATGAATAAAATGTGA
- a CDS encoding lmo0937 family membrane protein: MKTILYFIALILIIGWLLGLTVWHTGNIIHVLLVLAIISFLLTFIRSNTNV; the protein is encoded by the coding sequence ATGAAAACGATCTTATATTTTATAGCCCTAATCCTGATAATCGGGTGGTTGTTGGGATTAACCGTTTGGCATACAGGTAATATTATTCACGTTTTACTTGTACTGGCAATTATTTCATTCTTATTGACCTTTATACGGTCTAATACAAATGTTTAA